The genomic segment GGCAAGCGGAAATCGAGGAAAAAATGCGAAGGAGCGTGGAAGATATGTCATTGTCCAATGTAGCGAGCGTGGCGCAAGTGCAGGAAAGGCTAGCCGGCGTGGAGCGTATCGTACTGCTCGACGTGCGGTTTAACCCGAAGGACTCGGCTTACGGCAAGAATGCTTATGCGAAGGGGCACCTGCCGGGCGCCTTGTTCATCGACTTCAAGGCCGATCTGACCGACCCGGCCCAAGAGCATGGCGGGCGCAGCCCGCTGCCGTCGCCGGAGCGACTCGCTTCGCTGTTCGGGTCTCTCGGCATCGACCGCGAGACCGCCGTCGTCGCCTACGAAGACGGCAACGGCCCGGCTGCTTCACGGCTGTGGTGGCTGCTCCGCTACTTGGGCGCAGATCGCGCGCAAGTGCTGGACGGCGGCTATTCCGCCTGGACGGCCGCCGGCGGCGATGTGTCTGCAGAGCCGGCAGCGGCCGTGGCGCCGCGCGAATTCGTGCCCGCGCCTCGAGCCGATTGGCTCGTCGGCGTGGAAGAAGTTCGCGTCGCATCCGCCGGGGGAGGCGCGGCACTGGTGGACTCGCGCGACGCGGCGCAGTACGCCGGGCGCGAGGCGCCGTTCGATCCGGTCGCCGGGCACATACCCGGTGCGGCAAACTACTTCTGGAAGGACACGCTCGAAGAGGGCGGGGCCTGGAAGTCGCCGGAGCAGCTTCGCGACTGGTTCGGCGA from the Cohnella hashimotonis genome contains:
- a CDS encoding sulfurtransferase, translating into MSLSNVASVAQVQERLAGVERIVLLDVRFNPKDSAYGKNAYAKGHLPGALFIDFKADLTDPAQEHGGRSPLPSPERLASLFGSLGIDRETAVVAYEDGNGPAASRLWWLLRYLGADRAQVLDGGYSAWTAAGGDVSAEPAAAVAPREFVPAPRADWLVGVEEVRVASAGGGAALVDSRDAAQYAGREAPFDPVAGHIPGAANYFWKDTLEEGGAWKSPEQLRDWFGDLPQDGEIIVYCGSGISATPNVLALREAGYSNVKLYSGSWSDWISYDENRIATGEEEN